A portion of the Punica granatum isolate Tunisia-2019 chromosome 7, ASM765513v2, whole genome shotgun sequence genome contains these proteins:
- the LOC116214391 gene encoding leucine-rich repeat extensin-like protein 3, giving the protein MATLEGNVTTLQNTVDVMAANMAEMMALLRGPNRASSSSIPPLARGPTVDPAPWVPPTHASEGDIAAAPAPAIIPVPAPHPKHAPVIHPVDFGHPQSTIPAAVSLPPMTIPVPDPTMFAPPPVSVPAPATVYTAPPPMGFPTSSAPVPAHTTEPFPHQAPQPHISLPYQAPPPINITFSEPSTPTQAAPRAPPTNFFPETETEQER; this is encoded by the coding sequence ATGGCCACGCTCGAGGGCAACGTCACAACTCTTCAAAACACGGTTGACGTTATGGCCGCTAATATGGCCGAGATGATGGCCTTGCTCAGGGGGCCAAATCGCGCGTCTTCGAGCTCTATCCCGCCTCTTGCACGCGGGCCAACTGTCGACCCCGCTCCTTGGGTCCCGCCAACCCATGCATCAGAGGGCGACATAGCGGCCGCCCCCGCGCCAGCAATTATCCCAGTGCCTGCTCCTCATCCGAAGCACGCGCCGGTAATTCACCCGGTCGACTTCGGCCATCCTCAGTCCACCATTCCAGCAGCTGTCTCACTTCCGCCCATGACGATTCCCGTGCCAGATCCGACCATGTTTGCACCACCTCCTGTGTCCGTGCCAGCTCCAGCTACCGTTTATACTGCTCCTCCGCCGATGGGCTTCCCGACATCGAGCGCCCCTGTTCCTGCTCACACAACTGAGCCTTTCCCTcaccaagctccacaaccccatatcAGCCTCccttaccaagctccacctcccataaatatTACTTTCTCCGAACCGAGCACGCCGACTCAAGCGGCTCCCAGAGCTCCACCCACAAATTTCTTTCCTGAAACGGAAACTGAGCAAGAAAGGTGa
- the LOC116214392 gene encoding uncharacterized protein LOC116214392: MKKMEETIRALQASDPRHSTSYLDSTLFPGMQLPAKVKVPDFQKYDGTIDPRHHLRHYNEKMLHYWDYEQFVIATFQESLSGPALNWFISLRAEDIPSWTELAKKFVEQYQYNMETPPSFLELSTMEMAEGQKFEDYATSWRSEAAKHFPPICEAQQIQMFHGTLKGAYYSHLMGHKSTFSEMIMAGKQVDLGIKLGRLEGPTKKGEGESSRRTASAATPTGCRRSKEASVNAVNVGHNAPQQYSVSFTPATSTTPAYAPLLSPYPSQHPAQPIYYSAPPTTFPSAPQQVVHHYAPAPLQTPQYRPPASRTPQPSQQAPAPQGQQGGAMQARQRIQFTPLPTPLSHIYRQLLAGEMIRPTVPGPSFVPANQDQSLRCEYHSGAPGHTTDNCWKLREDVQKLINSKKISFNAIRPPNVQANPLPDHGSSSGPTINMISICTVREDESQQEGPTPFIIEYVPAEATVGFTGSSAAPAPFIIEVPAREPYQDSKVPWTYEGSVGNLEQQFSVMGVTCSGRVYTNPEIAGKGKAPAASRTAPEAPPIPQKKVTEKEAEAFMKVIKASEYKVVEQMGKSPAHISLLALLLSSEPHREALLRVLTAAQVPKEIALDQIEETVSSIFSNAISFSDDELPSEGWAHSRALHIVCKCNNFIIGRVMIDNGSALNVCPVSTLKQMNVDLNRVRPSKTAVRAFDGSRREVNGEIDLLIDVGPCSFSVTFQVLDIPNAFSLILGRPWIHSAGAVPSFLHQRIKFIADGRLITVKGEEDYAIYKETVVPYISIGDDENLPFHSFETISVIRDYGEVRPSRADRMVGKVLLRHNYVPGTGLGAQGQGINCPIEIEEYKNRRGLGFRPSCQEIIEARKGKHLHHLAAFYGKVNRGIPVLPLSRFFPAPPHIVGGTLEGPSSISDVELSICQPYAPSLRRLL; encoded by the coding sequence atgaagaagatggaagagacAATCAGGGCCCTCCAAGCTAGTGATCCCCGACATAGCACTAGTTATCTAGATTCGACTCTCTTCCCGGGAATGCAGCTACCGGCGAAAGTCAAGGTACCCGATTTTCAGAAGTACGATGGAACTATAGACCCGCGACACCACCTCCGTCACTACAACGAAAAGATGCTTCATTACTGGGACTACGAACAGTTCGTCATCGCGACTTTCCAGGAGAGCCTGTCAGGACCGGCTCTTAATTGGTTCATATCTCTCCGAGCGGAGGACATCCCCTCCTGGACCGAACTAGCCAAGAAGTTTGTTGAGCAGTATCAGTATAACATGGAGACGCCCCCGTCCTTCCTCGAGTTGAGCACGATGGAAATGGCAGAGGGGCAGAAGTTTGAGGATTACGCCACGAGTTGGCGTTCGGAAGCAGCAAAACATTTCCCTCCAATTTGCGAAGCGCAGCAAATCCAAATGTTTCATGGGACTCTCAAGGGGGCTTACTACTCTCACCTCATGGGTCACAAGTCTACTTTCTCGGAGATGATTATGGCCGGGAAGCAGGTAGACCTGGGCATCAAACTCGGAAGGTTAGAGGGCCCGACAAAGAAAGGGGAAGGAGAGTCCTCGAGGAGGACTGCCTCAGCAGCCACCCCCACGGGCTGCAGAAGAAGTAAGGAGGCATCAGTCAATGCCGTCAATGTGGGCCACAACGCGCCGCAACAGTACTCGGTGAGCTTCACGCCCGCAACATCTACTACCCCGGCGTATGCTCCACTGCTTTCGCCCTATCCGTCTCAGCATCCCGCTCAACCGATTTATTATTCGGCTCCGCCGACAACATTTCCATCGGCCCCGCAACAAGTCGTCCATCATTATGCTCCCGCTCCTCTTCAGACCCCGCAGTACAGGCCTCcggcttcgagaactcctcagccgTCGCAACAGGCCCCAGCCCCACAGGGTCAACAAGGCGGCGCAATGCAAGCTCGGCAGCGCATACAATTCACACCCCTGCCTACCCCGCTCTCCCACATATACAGGCAACTATTAGCCGGCGAAATGATCCGACCAACGGTTCCCGGTCCCAGTTTCGTTCCGGCAAACCAAGATCAGAGTCTACGCTGCGAGTACCATTCAGGTGCACCCGGGCACACCACCGACAACTGTTGGAAATTGCGGGAGGACGTTCAGAAGTTGATCAATAGTAAAAAGATCTCGTTCAATGCCATTAGGCCCCCGAATGTGCAAGCTAACCCTCTCCCTGATCATGGGTCGAGCTCGGGGCCCACCATCAATATGATCAGTATTTGCACTGTGAGAGAGGACGAGAGCCAACAGGAGGGCCCTACTCCATTTATAATTGAGTATGTCCCCGCGGAAGCCACCGTAGGGTTCACAGGGTCTAGTGCCGCGCCCGCCCCGTTCATAATAGAAGTCCCCGCTCGAGAGCCGTACCAGGACAGTAAGGTCCCTTGGACTTACGAAGGAAGTGTCGGGAATCTTGAGCAGCAGTTCAGTGTCATGGGCGTGACATGCTCGGGCCGGGTGTACACGAACCCGGAGATCGCAGGCAAGGGTAAGGCTCCCGCTGCATCCAGAACTGCTCCGGAAGCCCCGCCTATCCCAcagaagaaggtgaccgaaAAAGAAGCTGAggctttcatgaaagtgatcaaggcGAGCGAGTACAAGGTAGTAGAACAAATGGGTAAGTCTCCAGCTCATATTTCACTACTTGCTCTCCTCTTGAGTTCGGAGCCACACCGAGAAGCCCTCCTACGGGTCCTTACTGCAGCACAGGTTCCTAAGGAGATAGCCCTGGATCAGATTGAAGAGACCGTCAGCTCGATTTTCTCCAATGCCATCTCATTTTCAGATGACGAGCTCCCCTCCGAAGGGTGGGCACACtcacgggcgttgcacatcgtctgcaagtgcaacaatttcATCattggccgggtcatgatcgacaacggctccgcCCTCAATGTTTGCCCAGTGTCCACGTTGAAgcaaatgaatgtggacctcaaCCGCGTCCGCCCGAGCAAAACCGCGGTtagagcctttgacggctcgcGGAGGGAAGTGAATGGGGAGATTGACCTTTTGATCGATGTCGGCCCGTGCTCATTCAGCGTCACATTTCAGGTCCTTGACATCCCGAATGCTTTTAGCCTGATCCTCGGGAGACCCTGGATCCACTCAGCTGGAGCCGTTCCCTCGTTTCTGCACCAAAGGATCAAGTTCATCGCGGATGGTCGGCTCATTACGGTCAAGGGTGAAGAGgactacgccatctacaaggaaaCGGTTGTGCCCTATATTAGCATCGGAGACGACGAGAACCTCCCATTCCATTCAttcgagaccatctccgtcattcgggACTATGGAGAGGTTCGTCCATCTCGTGCTGACCGCATGGTCGGGAAGGTCCTTCTGCGTCACAACTACGTTCCTGGTACCGGGCTTGGAGCACAGGGGCAGGGGATCAATTGCCCCATCGAGATTgaagagtacaagaacagaaggggactcggttttcgcccttcTTGCCAAGAGATTATTGAGGCCCGTAAGGGCAAACACCTCCACCATCTCGCCGCGTTTTACGGGAAAGtcaacaggggcatcccaGTTCTCCCACTCTCTCGtttttttcctgcaccgccgCACATCGTCGGAGGTACTCTTGAAGGCCCGTCCTCGATTTCAGACGTCGAGCTGTCGATCTGCCAGCCATATgcgccgtcactgaggagactcCTTTAG